Part of the Lytechinus variegatus isolate NC3 chromosome 16, Lvar_3.0, whole genome shotgun sequence genome, TATTCATTATTGTCATTTATCtccttttgtttgtttatttgactGTACGATATTGTTCTCTTATTACACTGTAGGCCTGATTCAATTAACATTAAGTTTGATTTATGCTATtaagccaggctgacacttgcacgacttttggccacgattttgtcgtggcaagtcgtgccattttggggcacgaactgggaggctcccgcactgtatacgacttgttcacgcatagttcacgacaagttcacgacgagttcacgaatagttcacgaatgcgtgcccgtcagtgtccacattgacacgaactggcacgacgagttcacgcatagtttgcgcatagtttacgcacttcccgcaCTGGCACGACCagtttgcgcaattcggacggtgtcgtgctgaactattcgtgaacacgacgtgagctgttcgtgaactattcgtgacagtcgtggcatggcgcgcactgccacgcactggcacgcatcctcccacatcgtcccgacgagttcacgaacagtttgcgcatagttcacgacccggtcgctaaattttgtcgtgaccaaaattttgaacatttcaaaattctcgtcccgacatggcacgcagtcacgacgtgtttacgtacacttcacgccagttcacgaccagtttgcgcactggcacgacttgagtcgtgccaatgcctgacacaaaatcgtgcaagtgtcaggctggctgTATGCTACAAttacacttgcacgactttggGTTCGAGTCGTGCCATGTCGTTCATATGTCATGAAGTGATAGTGCGGAACAATGCTTGAAGTGTCGTcccaaaatttttaaatttctaaaatattgGCGGGACAGATTTTGGGGATTATTCGTAAACTATTCGTAAACTGCGCAGCCTCGTCGCGACCAAGTCGTGTCATGGCacgagcggggggggggggcactcagtatataatgcatagtgggtatgtgccgcggaggggacccccatttttacactaacatttccgttccaaggtatagcatttttgtcttattgagaaaatgAACAACAAAGAAAGCCACTCCAAAGCATagtattttcttcttatcgagaaaaacaGAAGAAAGATATCCGGTCCAAAGCTTCTcatattttccgttacgccgttccggagagcgctgtccgaccatcgtctctgcgctAGCGCAGCCGGCGCCCGTGCGCCGTGCTAGCTGCATGCACATATGCCCGTTCCATTTGGGATGCAAACGCaggcgacccgttccaaggacccccgttttcacaaacatttgtagttccgaagcccgttccgaggaccctcctttttacaattagcccgctccaaggcccccgttttttgtcttgcCCGCGGCAAACCCCTTCCACTTTTTTTGTCGAGtgcccccggggggggggggcacgagtgGCACGCATTTTACGAATGGTTCACGAGTACCAGCTACGGATCCAGAAATTGGGTGGGGGCGACGGGGCGGTCGCTCCCCCATTTTTTCACCGGAAAAAAATTGCCGGAAAAAACAACTATGTCGCCCACATAAACAAGGGCATGACAAGAgcgagagatggagagagataTATAGATAAACAGAGACCAAGAAAAATAGACATCGctaccataggcggcggaagtgcggggacagccccccccccaaaaaaaaaaatgaaacctatgttttttcctgcgtccccccaaaatttcaggtggaccccccaaaattgttttgccttccgccgccaatgatcgCTACAAAAGTAAAGAAACGAAAGAAACGTGTAAGCACGAGTAAAGACTAgttcactacccccccccccccccggcaaatCTCAATAAAATTTTCCTAAATATactccttaaaggacaagtccaccccaacaaaaaattttatttgaataaaaagagaaaaattcaacaagcacaacactgaaaatttcatcaaaatcggatgtaaaataagaaagttatggcattttaaagtttcgcttattttcaacaaaatagttatatgaacgagccagttacatccaaatgagagagttgatgacatcactcactcactatttcttttgtattttattatatgaaatatgaaatatttttattttctcatcattgtcatgtaaaatgaagtttcattcctccctaaacacgtggaattccttcattttaacattttgtgcttcaggcaaggaggtcctaattgtcaaactgaaatattgtataattcaaacaataaaaaacaaaagaaatagtgagtgagtgatgtcatcgactctctcatttggatgtaactggctcgttcatataactattttgttaaaaataagcgaaactttgaaatgtcataactttcttattttacatccgattttgatgaaattttcagcattgtgcttgtctgatttttctctattgattcgattcaacatttttctgaggtggacttgaccttataAATGTTCTATTGTCGGTCAAGACAAATCAACGCTGCCTGAATCTCAACCGGCTCCagtcaagaatgatcagcggcACCTTGTTCTGAATCGGCTATAAGAAGCGCTTTGAATGCCCAGTTTTAGGTAGGCATGTCAATAATTCTCAACCGCGCTCGCATATATTTGATTGCTGAACTGTGTATTCTCTTCATGGTCTTACTATTAATGTTTGGTAATTTAGTTTTGAAAGTGGACTACAATATCATGGCCCAGAAAGTAATTTTAGTATGCACTAAAATGCGATTTTCGCATGTCCATTTCTTGAAAACTCCCTAACGTGGGAAGGGGGTACCCcctcccccgctcggtcgctttgCTCTCTCACCGATCACCCCCAATCATCACAACAAAATCCCGACACCTATGTTATGCTCACTGAAACATGAACATACGTTATCAAAACTGTGTGTGGAGTGGGTTAAATAATGGGCAGTAAAAcagcaaaattcaccaaaaaacaTTCTTCGCCCAAACCCTTGTACttacacaatctgaaaaacgactctaacttgtgactttcaaaaattgtcattttgaaTTAAATCTTTGATTAATCATGCATGACCCAACCGATcgatccaattttttttttcacaggagTTGCTTAATAAGTGTAAAAACCACCACGAAATATTGCATCTCACAATATTATTCCGCTCAATAGTTCttattatatttaaattacttttttttggggggggggcgggggggacttactttttgaTGTTGAATATATactgtttatatatatgtatatatatatatatatatatatgcagcaATGGAAATGCACACTTCAGAGGTGACCTCAAGTCATGTTCGTGAACTTGGAATTTTTTTTCGACCTCTCAGAGTGTCATATAGTCCTTATCGTCCAAAGCGATTACGGTAGGGGAGGGTACGTGGTCGCGTATTAGAACAGCCATGTGTGTCTGCAGGCTTAATAGCAGTTCACGTGAAACTCGAGACAAGGAAATATGTTATATGATTACGGACATCTATGTGTGACATATCCACTTCAAGAagtcgaaagaaaaaaaaacaataataacctCGAGAGTTTGATCACACGCCTCATCTTCCTTTCCATATTGGCTGAATCTGCATTTTAacagtatgtgtgtgtgagagttTGAGGGAGGATGTatgtgtgtgttgggggggggggtatgtagGCAATCTAATTCTGACACAGGGATATATGCAGTGATGCAGACCTGCTTggttttacaattttttttaaaagtacaaTATGAGTTTGGATATCTACTCTTCAcccatgcatttttttctgtgtacaaacctatgatGGGAACACAACACTACTGACACTTGGCGTCACGGTTTTGAGGCAGGTGAAACCCAGAATGAATATGCATAAAACCTACATTGTTGTACTATTTAGCtatatattttccctttttttcatttttcattatttcatctttagCTCCGGTGTGGGTCTTTGAAATTAATGAAACAGTGGTTGATacacatatttttactgggttaGTAATATACCGTAGTTGTTTTTCTGTGTGTGAGAGATAAGGTATGAAATTAATCCGGATAAAGATGAGACGAGATTAGTTACATTATCTGAAATACAGATACCATAAAGGCAATCATAAtgggtttttttaattttgacgtCACAATCATGGTATCAATGATAGACTGATCCCTTGCCCAAATATTTGGAAGAGATATTGTTACAAAACAAGATAATCCACGtggaaatatataaaaatggaatcaaaATGTTCACAAGCACAGACTGGTACCTGAATATTCGGGATTCAGTATTGTGGTAAGTgtctcaaaataataatattttcatatttgtctCTGTTTCTGTTTCGCTAATTCCAGTGAGAACTCGACAGCCAAGTTTTCCTCCGAATTACACCAAACTTGTCCGCATAGAACCGGACATGGTGGCTcggtggtagagcgtccgcctcatgaacgggaggtcgtgggttcgatcctcggccgagtcataccaaagacttataaaaatgggaccttctgccttcttgctacaatgtaggcgctcagcatttagattggagaagggtaataataaacatattatgttatgcagggcccgctggtagtctaccagagcagtttcctaactgaagtggctaccctgggtaaataaaatgttattattgttattataattattattagaaaGCACTTTACGTTTAAACTCATCAGTCATAGTAGTTGACATTATATAGACATGAATTGCTCTCGAACCTGAATTCGAACTCTCAATCTTACCATCATGAGTGGAATGTTTTAGCCAATCGGCTGCGATATACgtatataattataatacactAATCCCGTAATGTAAAATACTGAATTATATCATTGCGTTGAagaaaacttttcatttttacaatctcACTTTTTGTTTCTTCATCTCTTTATACTTTCTGTATGTGTTTTGATACTTGTATTTTTCTCATCTGCTGAATAAGCTGATTGTGTTCAGTTTTATAAGTCCATactttccatattttttatttttcactgtATAGACTTTCAAAAACCTCGAAATCAAAGATAATAAGGCTGCTTTCATATAGCGataaataaatctttaaaaGGTTAACGATCGTTATactttaaagggggggggggggtaatctaTGGTGCAGAAATACAAACAAAACCGATGAAAGGTAACCATGGtcgcaagaagaaaaaaacgagTTCGTCTTTGACTCATTTAAAAATGTGACACTATGAATGCGCTTTCAGTTTTATAATTACCGCTTCCAACCAATATCTAAATCAAGGAACTAGATTTTTTACTTGCACAAAAAACACAATGTTTTAAAAGCACCAACAAGTAGGCACTGCAGATGAGCACCCAGGATATTTCCTTAGCACCACGCCCTGGCTTATGGATCCtgccattggcggcggaagccaaaaaatttaagggggtgtccacctgaaattttgggatggacacaggtaaaaaattggacaagcgccaccaaaattttttgacaacccaaaaaaaaatgaataaaaaataaaaataaaaaaaaggtcatcaacctaaattttaggggggggactacacacgtttcaggggggatCCACGTGACTTTAGGGGGGGAcgctggaaaaaaattgacaagcaaaaaaaaaaaagaaaaaaggttatcccaaaaaaatttagtcccccccgcttccgccgcctatggatcCTGCTGAGTATCGTCGTAGAAGTATAGGGAAAATTCTCATCACTTTATATTATTTGTCTCTGGACCCTTTTGCTGTGCGTCTTAGGCAAACAACGTTCAACGATGCTAAATTACCTGGCTATCATCTGCGCTCTGCCAGCCCTCCTGGTGGCAGTGCCCACGGGTGAGCTATCGGACATCGACGACGGCCTCCCCGACATCGTTGACGACGAACCACTGCCTACACCAACCGGTATTCGAAACTTCATTGGTGTGGGGTATAACATCATTGATGGAAACCCTGAAGGTGGTGATATCTACCTCGGTGGAGTCGATCCAGGTCTGCTAGTGACAAGGCCAATTCTTAAACTCACCTATGAGGATAACCAGCTCACGTCGGATCGGCAGTACGTAGTCCCAGACCAGGTACATAATATtctattttgtatttaaaaaagtttgtttAAGTAATAATATTCTAACATTTGAATGCATCGATTGTTCATAATAATCCAGGATTCAGATGAATTATTTACCTTACCAACTTTGTTCCTAGCTAGTAAACGTGTTACCGACATATTCCTGATCTCCAACTGCTATTTTAGACCATTCACATCTATTTCTTTACAAACCAGGACATCGCAATTCGTTTTCTTACTACTTTCACTATGACAATGTTGCACCTCGCTTGAATTATCGTAAAAAGGGTCTCATTTGGCATTTTTCAATCCCGAACAAGTCTTCAAGATGCTGTTATCAAGCTTTATTCTTAATACTCGTTAATCAGTTGatgattttaataatgataaaaatatgaatggTATAAGCAATGTCATTAACATTAATGATGATTATATAAAGAAGGGTGATTATATGAGTTAAATCACATACCAAGCTgggacccgggttcgattcccggcagacgggcagagaattttttttcggcatcaccaattttttcaaagggaatatagctctggggaaccttaaTTTAAGCTATGTCTGCCATTGTACATTCATGGCATTTATGTGGCGCCTCGCCGATTGCCTATTTagtcctttatcatgtttataatatGTTTTTGGTAAGTCATCAAAGGTGAGATTCATCAATCACTGACGTACTGTATAGTAGTGGAGATatatacactgtgaaaaaattgggcaatattttacccaatattttgcccaacgttgggccgatagtcaaccctaccaactactgggcaatattttacccaacgttgttggggcattaatgtgcccaactgttgggtaatattttgaactacattttgggggacattaatttgcccaactttttaataaagttattaacccaacatctgggcaaggcctacactcacttcgtgtacctggtccgtgtcgatccggagaccttatccgaaagtgctttgcatgcacaataacgctgcatacaagtgcaagtgcatatctcaagtgagtgaagcaaaaacaaaacagcgtcagatatatgtcatgtatgtaggcctattctgacaaattccttacaaattatgcttaacgtaaagtccaaaataaaaaaattaaaaaaacgtttaagcaactcatctatgaaagattcagcgaggctccccagcccccagtcatctagaagctcctccatatcttatcgaccgtgtgtagcatgctgcaagcgcaactagtgatcgtaaagtttcgcaacatttaccactcagcagggcaattactagcccaacaattggacatctgtattttggcagcggcagagtaaaaatttgcctaagtattgggcacataatgcccaacaaaacaataaccaacgtatatattacccaacaaaaaaatgaccaacgtaaatttactcttttttttcacagtgtaggATCCATATTCTCACCTGGCTATTCTGATAATATTTCGGAAAATTCAGATCTTTCTTTAGTATGtgtttcaatgaaataaaatttgtattaactaTCAATTTCCAGGTTGTATTTTCTCCTCGGTCCAGCTGCGTTACAACCCAGACTCAACAGACTTTTTACGGCACAGAGACCTACGTTGAGAAAATCTCGGTTGACGTGAAAGAATCAGGTTTGTATACCCTCCGTTGTTTTTATTGCCCTAAATCCGTATTCTGATGTGCTTTAATACACATTCCGTTTCCTTCACAGACTACAATATGAATGTCCAAGGATGTGGTATAATATataggaaaatgaaaattaaaaaattgcagataggaaatatttgaataatcaataaaattatattcttagatgatgaaactttcaaaattcttttacaagACTTCATTCGCATTTGAAATATTTGGAGATAATAATGTTAATTGATAAAATTGTAAAGATAATTATTGCGCCTAAAGCGTTTTACAGTAATGTAGAATAAATACCCCggctttatttatttatatttattcatttatttacttattcatttgtTACACATAATTAAAATGGGTGGCCCGATCAACAGAGACACTGGTTTTCAATGGAAACCTTTgtaaaaatacaatgtaaaaataaacataaatacatacacGTATATagtagaaagaaacaaagataaTAAAGCAAGTGAGAGAGGCTTGTGTAgaagagtaaaaaaatatgagagaaggctggcttgagtcAGCAAGTGCAAGATGAAATCGCGAGAGTAGTTTTAGGTAGGGCTATATCATGTGTAAAGTTCCCGAATTGACtgagggtgtgtttatgcttccagtTTATGCCTTCAGTTCGTCTGACTTAAGCCCCTAATAAAATTACCCTAATCTCTTGGATAAAAGTATTtgttatatttgattttgattcttGTCTGTTTTTCGCTTGATATTGACAGGTCGCGTTGGTTCAATATTCTCCAAACacaagttctcaaaaagttcgcGTAAGTATGACTATGACATAGATCGATTTAATGTTCAATAGATCAAAAGCGAGACAGGTGACGAGCAGGGGCGGAAAtatctccccaaaggtaggggggacaaggggctggaaacaacaacaacaaaaacaagagGAGGGAAATAATGTGAATTGTTGGTATTTTTCAGGCAATCAACGTGATAGGAATTTTCTCTGTAAGGTGAATTTGTGTTAAATAGTTTTTGTTCGTCATGTGTTTCGATGCCCGTGAGCAAGTCATTTtttctacaatgctcttttatcctgctttcaaataaatgtaaatgctatatgcattattgataactaggtgtgcacttgtttagaaaaaatgtgtttgcatcaaaattatttccaaTCTCATTTTATAAAACCACTTACACGTTTAGATTATTTTTACACATATAGTATCTTGGTTCTTGTCTCTCTTATCGGATTACATGTCCATGTTCTATATGACTGTATTCCTGTTTTGCAAACTCGAGAGatgtgatttgaataaatgtatcgttgaaataaaaatatcatcatcTTATTAATTAGGTTACGATGAGGTCAACCGCGGTGTGGAGAAAAACCGTTACGTGTATTACGATGATCGTACGGTTTGCAACATGGGCCAAGCCCGGTATCGCAGTGAGCTCGCCCTCTATGAACAGTACCCACTTGATATTGGTTTTGTCTACTCCGCCTGTCATCTCCCTTTGACGTACGACGAACAAACGTACATGCAGTTCATTGACAGTTGGGGAACggtatgtacatttacattttatttcaaacaatttaGGGGCGGCTCCAGGACTTCATCCATACGGGCACGTAAAAAAGTGCTTTTACCTTCACAAGAAAGCAGTTGGTGTCTTTGAAAAGTTTACAATAAACTTAAACTTGTATTCCGTTTAGAAGATAAGGAGGTGCTTTTTCATAAAAAACGCGTTTTCTTTTGGCTGGATATGGGCTCGaggtgggggggaggggggtgtagCGGCTGCATCCCAACCCCAAACATTTTGTCCTTAACTTTCTTTCcatatatttgtattgtttttatcaatAGCCAGAATATGACAATGCCAGTGCTAGTTACTTTTTGAATGACAATAAATTTGAGTATCTTAGAAAAAGACAATCAAATTGTAAGTTTATACATcttgagaccccccccccccctctcccgcTACCAAAACCATTCGGCCCTCGAGAAGATGTTGCGGAGAGAGTGTCCATGGTTTCGCTCAGTGTATATACCCgctttttgcccccaaaatagtacattcattattatcaataatcactataaatttcatttttgtataatCTGTTTGTTATTGTAACCAAAATTTGAGAATAAATTAAATGACTGGAAACCCAAAATACAAATGTAAAACTCGTAGGCCTTTTTCTTGTCATGGTGGATATAAACTTTCCAAAGGTCAAGGTTTGAAGTCACCCTTTTTTGCCTTCTTGCCCTCAAGCATTTAGTAACAAAGGTTGACCTTGGTTCGAAGACAACCGTACGTTTCGCAGAGAGCCGAGAAGATTTCGTCCATTTCGCCCGAACTGAGGTGAGTAAAATTCAATATGGAGAATTCCATACTGCCATAAAATGCATGGCATTATTAAATTGATTACTTTTCgtagattatttttcatacatataTTTTGTCCCACTGTCACCCTATCCCGTAGGGCGTAGGCTAATTTAACGTACCCAATTCGAAATAGGATCGGGGCAGTCCTCCCCGGTCCCCTGCGATAACCATCAAGGACCATAGATCGTttggtataggcctacatgcatcAGTTTGATTTCTGACTAAAGGATGCCAGGTCGGTattcatgacgtcacaaaatggACTAGGCATTAATACACACTGCGAATAGGTCGTCGTCTCGTGTGTTTCAAAAGCTCCCTGTAATACACAGAGATCGATAGTTGTCCGCCGCGAAGAATAAATTTAGGCcctattcattttttcccaattcaattgttttattttccactttcaatttcaatttcatatttacaattgtGATGCAATTGACATAGTAACATATAATCACATTTGACAGTGTTTgaagtatatacaaaaattgatAACATTATAAAATTACGATGGACAATtgtcaaattgaaatataaataattagaCGGAAGGTCAACTGTTTAGCAGAGCTTGTATAATGTGTTGGCCCTATATTGTGTTGCGAGTCAAATGGGTCGTGTGGttcagtggttagagcattggactcataatcgcaatgttttgagttcgaatcccaactctgccattgtctccactttaataaaaaggcccgagagtgatatctgtcgtctataacgtcagccactatgactgattaacctagacgtaaaatgctTCGTACAtgtcctaggtaattggttaggCTATATACCAGTTTGGCGTTTACCAGctaaatgctgtcctgccgagttcctacggtaGGTACAATAAACATATACAGAAATCCATCCGTATTATAAAAAGGAATACCATGTCTCTCTAGAATAGGCCTAAAGATCTCAAATTGATCGCCGCAATAAGGTTCGGTCGTTAAAATGCTTCTACTCTGTAGTTGCTTAATTTTTGTTCTATCCTAGTATTGCTTTTGTTCTATTCATAATATACACTGTTAGGAAACTTAtccctgaaataaaaaaagttcctgcagcagagtctcgagagcACCTgcaatcttaccagattgcgcaatcttacaggaaattggtatttgttgtatatatggaaccttacaattttcctttaataaaacacccttttcccctttttaaaccgacctgttctgttaaattgcagaaaaatgtctgtttttataaatttacagaacgattctgttattgctttctgcaaatttttttttcttctataaaatcaggtttttttttctaacagtgtaggccCATATACATTGTGATTCATTATGCAAGTTCAGCCACTCTTGCcaactttcaaaaccgttccatGTTCCCCGAAAAGCTGAGTACCCCCATTCCCCCACCCTCGTTggtatattttgaaattaagcGTATGCAAAGAATTCAAACTTTTTTACCGTTTTTTCACCTAGGTTGAGGAAAGTGTGCAATTTCGCACCAAAGTAATCACCGGATACCGTGGAGCATTGAAGGTTAATACGGAGATCTTTGAGACTGGCCTCTCAACTGGACAAAAGTTTGGAAGTCATATCTCCAACTTCACCAGTGGGGGCGATGATCTTCCAGGTATATTCTGATGCtggataaagaaatatttcgacaaaataaaaatttcacgAAAAAATTAGATACCCCCCATATTTAAGAATTCTTCAGCAAATTAATACATTTGATATCTAGAGAGAATTAATAATTGAACCAACAACATGATATAGTGGGATATATATCTACAATTATATATTCAGTTAAAGTATATCCGTTTGCAGGGGatcatatataataataataataataatagagagtatttctaaagcgccgaatccacattgattatgtgctcaaggcgctgcgaaaaggaaataagagaaaaattacACGGTACAGGAAGGGACAAAGATAGAAAGAATGACAGTCATGACAATGAAAGGAAACTACTGGAAGGCAATTTTAAACAAATGGGTTTTTAGagtaattttgaaattatcgATATTTGAAATACTACGAATGGAATATGGCAACTGATTCCATAAGGATGGCCCAGCATGTGCAAATGACCGATCCCCCCATGATTTCTTGGATTTAGGAACTGTAAGCAATTTAGAATCAGAAGATCTTAAACGTCGAGGAGGATTGTATGGCATCACCAAATTAACATTATATTCTGGGGCAGATCCATGGATACAGTGAAAAACTAACAATATTAACTTAAATACAATACGGTACTCGATGGGTACCAATATGCAGTGAGGACAGAACTGGAGTTATGTGAGTAGAGCGTCTGATAAGGGTAACAATACGGGCTGCAGAATTCTGTAATTTTTGTAAGCGTGAGAGTTGGGATTGTGGAAGGTGAAACAAAAGAGAGTTGCCAAAATCAAGTCGAGATGATATCAGAGCATGTATAATCTTTTCTGTAGCGGAGCGGGTTAAATACTTGCGAATGATGCCTAAATTACGCAATTGATATCTGACTGATTTACACACGGCAGTGATCTGGGCAGACAAAGACATTGTTGAGTCAAACAAAACTCCGATATATCGATATATATCGATGGAgcaaaaataagatttttcgCAGCATTATAGACACCTTCGAAGTGTATCTAAGCACTTGTTTGTTCAACATGTAAAGGCATCGAACACTATAAAACCCAGATATGTAAGAAGTTATATATGTTTGCATACATGTTAGGTACACTCTGAATCTTGTTTTGTCATCACTCTTTGGTCTAAATGGCTTCCTTTGGAGGCTTGTCCCCTTATTTACAAGAGCTCATGTGAGTAATGAG contains:
- the LOC121430131 gene encoding uncharacterized protein LOC121430131 is translated as MLNYLAIICALPALLVAVPTGELSDIDDGLPDIVDDEPLPTPTGIRNFIGVGYNIIDGNPEGGDIYLGGVDPGLLVTRPILKLTYEDNQLTSDRQYVVPDQVVFSPRSSCVTTQTQQTFYGTETYVEKISVDVKESGRVGSIFSKHKFSKSSRYDEVNRGVEKNRYVYYDDRTVCNMGQARYRSELALYEQYPLDIGFVYSACHLPLTYDEQTYMQFIDSWGTHLVTKVDLGSKTTVRFAESREDFVHFARTEVEESVQFRTKVITGYRGALKVNTEIFETGLSTGQKFGSHISNFTSGGDDLPEPIAVELIGMHEVFDKDYWQQYSDYIKSRLCTVEWMSNRDTVQLNMEMALNNYADWRGAEETVDPEIIIPIAWPKGTYTLPKPIIGCPNAHFTWAEGWRYHDTEDVAPGNYWSNPFHLSGGFWSNNMEWWFCSKTVAEQDIFNWSFQPGQYCVAKKGSYCPNGMEEGAIFWDDEDTGNDNTFAGDMPSGQFDHNTLINYCCRNDGFTNNPIYLPVDEPFFLHKLTHQCQEVVGMTYTEEYFRWDTNDQGNDDWDYGAHPYPGDYDNNILLDFCYYVPIPDEV